GGCCGCCGGCGGTGAACGCCGCATCGGCGGCAAGGACGAGCGCGGCGGTGGTGAACTGACAGATTGCGATGTGATCGGGATGGCCGTAGGCGCCGAACGGATCGAACGTCAGCACGACGTGGGGCCGGACGCGGCGGAGGTGCACGGCGATCTGCGCCGCGGCCTCGCGCGGATCGGCGCGATCGAGATCGCCGTCGCGGTAGTCGAGCAGCGTGACCTCGCGGACGCCGAGCTCGCGCGCCGCGTTGCGCAGCTCCCCCTCGCGCGCGCTGCCGACCGCGTCGTCATCCGGGCGGTTGCTGTTGTCGAAGAACCGGCCGCGCTGGCCGCGCGTGGCGGTGAGGACGAAGGTGTCGATCCCTTCCTGGGCGTAGCGCGCGAGGACGCCGCCCATCCCGAGCGACTCGTCGTCGGGATGGGCCAGCACCGCCATCAGCCGCAGCGCGCCGGCGGTCATTCGGACCCGCGATCGCTAGGCAAACGCCGCCCCGACCATGATCTTGCGGATCCGCAGGTAGGGCGATCCGTGCGAGATGCTGTTGGTCTGCGTCGGCTGCCCCTTGGCGTCGCCGCCGGTGCCGTGCATCTCCCACGACTCGCGTCCCGACACCGCGTCGAGCGCGCCCCAGAAGTCGGTGGTGATCGCGTTGTAGGTGACGTTGGTCACCATCCGGGTCTTCTTGCCGTTCTTGATCTCCCAGAAGGCGTTGCCGCCGAACTGCCCGTTGTAGCGCTGCTGGTCGATCGAGTAGCTGCCGCGTCCGTCGATCAGCACGCCGTCCCGGGTGTCGGCGATGATCTCTTCCGGCGTCGGCGAGCCGGGGCCGCCGGGCTCGACGTGCACGTTCGGCATGCGCAGGAACGGATAGTCGCGCCACGAGGCCGCCGAGGTGCAGCCGCGGCTCTCCTTCTCGTTGACGTAATGCGCCGTCTCGCGGTTGGTCTGGAGGCCGACGAGGATGCCGTCGCGGACGATCGGGAACTGCGTCGTCTTGACGCCGTCGTCGTCGTAGCCGATCGTTCCGAGGCCGCCGGGGATGGTGCGATCCGCGGTGACGTTGAACAGCTTCGAGCCGTACTTCAGCCTGCCGAGGTCCGAGAGCTTGACGAAGCTGGTGCCGGCGTAATTGGCTTCGTACCCCATGATGCGATCGAGCTCGGTCGCGTGCGCGACGATCTCGTGGATGGTCAGCATCGCGTGCGAGGGGGTGAGGATCAGATCCTTGACGCCCATGTCGATCGGCTTCGCGGCGGCGAACTCGACCGCCTCGCCGGCGATGCGCTCGGCGTTCTCGAGCATC
The sequence above is a segment of the Vicinamibacterales bacterium genome. Coding sequences within it:
- a CDS encoding PIG-L deacetylase family protein, which produces MTAGALRLMAVLAHPDDESLGMGGVLARYAQEGIDTFVLTATRGQRGRFFDNSNRPDDDAVGSAREGELRNAARELGVREVTLLDYRDGDLDRADPREAAAQIAVHLRRVRPHVVLTFDPFGAYGHPDHIAICQFTTAALVLAADAAFTAGGPPHRVAKLYYMVNDEAKWEAYQAAFKRLVSRVDGVERAAIPWPDWSITTRIDTRAQWPIVWRAVQCHRTQNAIYARLDSLTEADHHALWGSQAYYRVFSTVNGGRQQETDLFAGLRSS